DNA from Amorphoplanes friuliensis DSM 7358:
AACCCGACGGCCAAGCGCGGCTCGGCCGACTACGGCAACCTCTACCTGGCGGTCGGTGACGGCGGCCAGGGTGCCGGCAACACCGACCCGCAGAACCTCGCACTGCCCCACGGCAAGCTCCTGCGCATCGACCCGCGCGGCACCAACGCTCCGAACGGCAAGTACGGCATCCCGCCGTCGAACCCGTTCGTCGGGCAGGCCGGGAAGCTCGGCGAGGTCTACGCGTACGGCTTCCGGGACCCGCACCGGTTCAGCTGGGACCGGGCCACCGGGCGGCTCTACCTGGGCCACATCGGCGAGCACGCCGTCGAGGCGATCTACGAGGTCCGCGCCGGTGACAACTTCGGCTGGAGCGAGCGCGAGGGCCGGTACGTCTTCGACAAGACACCCACGACACCGTGCGACCGGCTCTTCCCGCTGCCCGCCGACGACGCCGGCTACCAGTACCCCGTGGCCGAGTACGACCACAACCCGGCGCCGGACTGGAACTGCACCTCGGACGTCGGCGTGGCGGTCGCGGGCGGGTTCGTCTACCGGGGCCAGGACGTCCCGGCGCTGCGCGGCAAGTACGTCTTCGGCGACCTGGTCAACGGCTGGGTCTTCTACACCGAGGCCGACGAGATGCGCCGCGGCCACGCCCCGGCCACGATCCACCGGCTCAACCTGTTCGACGACGCGGGTGTGCCCGTACGCCTGCGGGATCTGTCGTCGCCGGGCGCGCCCGGCGATCCCAACCGGGTGGACCTGCGGTTCGGCACCGACGCCCAGGGTGAGCTGTACCTCCTGGCCAAGGCCAACGCCAAGGTCTGGAAAGTCACCGGGACGCGCACCTTCGCGTCGGCCCCGGCCGGCACCACCAAGGTCCGTGACACCATGCGGCCGACCAACTGGGCGCCCGTGACCCCGTCCAAGTGGAAGTTCACCGGCAGCCAGGTGATCCTCGCCGAGGCCGGCGTCGCCCGGCCCGGACCCCGCCGGCCCTTCGAGTACGCCGTGCTGACGGCCGGACCCGTCCTGTCCTCGGTCGAGATCAAGGCGAGCGTGCGCCTCGACGAACCGGTCGAGATCACGAACCGCGACGTGATCATCGTCTTCGGCTACAAGAGCGACACGGAGTTCTACTACGCACACCTCTCCACCGACAACACGATCTACCCGCACAACGGCATCTTCAAGGTCAACAACGCCGACCGTGAACGCATCGACTACGAGTGGAACGGCCGCTCCCGGGGCGCGAACCCGGCCGTGGTCGACGCCGACTGGCACGACGTGAAGGTGAAGCACCTGCCGGCGACGGGCGAGATCGCGGTCTACGTGGACGGTGCCAAGGATCCGCTGATGACCGCCCGGGACACGACGTTCTCCTCGGGACGGGTGGGCTTCGGCTCGTTCGACAACATCGGCCGCCTCCGGGACCTCGAGGTCACCGGCACGCCGGCGTCCTGAGAACGAGCGGGTGATGCCCGGGGGAGGCCTCCCGGGTGTCACCCGCGGTCGTGCCGGAACCGCTAGGTTCGCGGCATGTCCACTGTGATTGATGATGCCCTCGCGCTGCTCACCACCCGCTACATCTTTCCGGAGAAGGCGCAGGCCGCGGCGGTCGCGATCCGGCGGCGGCAGGAGGCCGGCGAATACGACGGGCTCGACGAGGAGAAACTCGCCGAGCGGCTGACCGCCGAGCTGTTCGAGGTCTGTGCGGACAAACACCTGCGAGTCCGGACCCGCCCGCCCGAGATGCACGCGTCGCTGACCGAGGCTGAACTGATCACCGCTTACAAGGAGAGCGTCAGGACCGCCAACTACGGCATTGCCCGCGTCGAGCGCCTCGACGGCAACATCGGCTACCTGGATCTGCGCCAGATCGCCGATGCGTCGGTGGGTGGACGGGCGATCGCCGCCGCGATGGAGCTGGTCTCGCACACCGAGGCGCTGATCCTCGACCTGCGCAGGAACAGGGGCGGCTCGCCGAACGGCGTCACCTTCTGGCTCAGTTACCTCTTCGCGGACGACATGACACACCTCAACAACATCTACGACGGTGAGTCCGGCGGGACGCGGCAGTTCTGGAGTCTTGCGTACCTGCCCGGCGAGCGGTACCCCGACCGGCCGGTCTGGGTGCTGATCAGTGATGTCACGTTCTCCGCCGGTGAGGAGTTCTGCTACAACCTCCAGGTGCTGGAGCGGGCGACCCTGATCGGCCGTACCACCCGCGGTGGCGCCCACCCGACGCAGTTCTTCCCCCTCACGCCGACGCTGGAGATCACCGTGCCCACCGCCCGGTCGGTCAACCCGATGACCGGCGGCAACTGGGAGGGGACCGGTGTCGTCCCGGACGTCGACGTGCCCGCCGAAGAGGCGTTCGACATCGCCTACCGCCGGGCGCTCGACCACGTGCTCACCACCACGGCCCCGGCGACGGTCCTGGCCGAGGCGCGGGCGGCGCTGGAGGACCGGAGCTGACCTGCGCTGCAACCATGCTGCAACGCCCCGGCTGAACCATCGGTCAGCGTAACGCCGGCCGGAGGGACGGGAGCGACAGCATGGACGGTCCGATCAAGACGTCGACGTGGTTTCTCGAGCCGTACGCGGACCATTCCGCCGCGTTCGTCTTCTCCCGGGAGCCCTTCGGTGTCAGCGTTCTCGACCGGCTGACCTGGTATGTCCTGGAGCTGTGCGACGGCCGGACACCCGAGGGCATCCGCGAGCGGGTCGGCGCGCTGCTGGGCGACCGCGCCACCGGCGACCAGGTCGGCGCCCTGGTCGACCGCAAGCTGGACCTGCTCCGGCGGCACGGGCTGATCACCGCGGGAGCGCCGCGATGACCGCCGCCCTGGTCTCCGCTCTCGAACGCAAGCTCGCCGGCGGCACGTTCGGCCGCGGTGACGACATCCGCCGCACCGGGACGGCCTACTACCGCGGCCTCGGCGCGCTGTGCGCCCAGACGTGTGGCCTCGACCCTGCCGACC
Protein-coding regions in this window:
- a CDS encoding S41 family peptidase — protein: MSTVIDDALALLTTRYIFPEKAQAAAVAIRRRQEAGEYDGLDEEKLAERLTAELFEVCADKHLRVRTRPPEMHASLTEAELITAYKESVRTANYGIARVERLDGNIGYLDLRQIADASVGGRAIAAAMELVSHTEALILDLRRNRGGSPNGVTFWLSYLFADDMTHLNNIYDGESGGTRQFWSLAYLPGERYPDRPVWVLISDVTFSAGEEFCYNLQVLERATLIGRTTRGGAHPTQFFPLTPTLEITVPTARSVNPMTGGNWEGTGVVPDVDVPAEEAFDIAYRRALDHVLTTTAPATVLAEARAALEDRS
- a CDS encoding PQQ-dependent sugar dehydrogenase codes for the protein MIRRLLLPIVLVLSTLVGIPSAARAADGAVYDPVPTEPETSRLALVLSEYASFPQSVTDPPLVDQRLNRVARINTIMEVPDGSGRRAVPDLNGNLYLVKNGVPHVYLDVAASFQPEFFSGRGLGQGFGYVTFHPDFRRNGLFYTIHTEEAAITAEVPDYRQATVLYHGVITEWKATDPAADTFAGTHREVLRIGFGGQIHGIQEINFNPTAKRGSADYGNLYLAVGDGGQGAGNTDPQNLALPHGKLLRIDPRGTNAPNGKYGIPPSNPFVGQAGKLGEVYAYGFRDPHRFSWDRATGRLYLGHIGEHAVEAIYEVRAGDNFGWSEREGRYVFDKTPTTPCDRLFPLPADDAGYQYPVAEYDHNPAPDWNCTSDVGVAVAGGFVYRGQDVPALRGKYVFGDLVNGWVFYTEADEMRRGHAPATIHRLNLFDDAGVPVRLRDLSSPGAPGDPNRVDLRFGTDAQGELYLLAKANAKVWKVTGTRTFASAPAGTTKVRDTMRPTNWAPVTPSKWKFTGSQVILAEAGVARPGPRRPFEYAVLTAGPVLSSVEIKASVRLDEPVEITNRDVIIVFGYKSDTEFYYAHLSTDNTIYPHNGIFKVNNADRERIDYEWNGRSRGANPAVVDADWHDVKVKHLPATGEIAVYVDGAKDPLMTARDTTFSSGRVGFGSFDNIGRLRDLEVTGTPAS